AGGATATTCTTCGATTGAAATGACTGCATATATGATTGAAGAACTAGAGTATTTTAAAGTTGTAATGGGTGAAGAAACTGTTGGTGGCATTATAGTAACAATTTCTGGTACGTCGTACGGTAGAATAGATCGTATTTTTGTAGATCCTGCATACCAAGGAAAAGGAATTGGTTCACAAGTTATAAGCTTAATAGAAGGGGAATTCCAAAACGTAAGGACTTGGGATCTTGAGACATCTAGTAGACAAATTAACAATCATTATTTTTATAAAAAAATGGGCTATGAAACAATCTTTGAAACGGAAGAGGAATATTGTTATGTCAAACGAATAGTGACGACTTCAAACAAAGACAACTTAGTTGAAAATAAAGATATGAACAGTGGACAATATGAAAGTTGTAATATGGAAAATACAGAGTACTATCAAGTGAATTTAAAAGGGGGTTCATTTAGTAATAGTAATTTGATGGATAGTCATATTAGTAATTGTAATTTTAGTCATTCAAAGTTTCGGAATATAAATTTAAAGAACTCTCTATATGCAGATTTGAATTTATCTAACAGTAAGTTTAAATTAGTGACATTTGGTGGAGTTCATTTCACAGATATAAACCTTGGAGAGGAAAAGGAGCCTATTTCTTTTGAAAGGTGCGATCTTGAAGGGAGTAAAATAAATAATAGTAATCTTAAAAATGTCGAAATACAAAATAGTGATATAACTGGTATGAAAATAAATAATATCCCAGTAGCAGAACTTCTGGAGTTGTATGATCGGGTAAATAATAATGTGAAAAGTTAATATAAAAACGCTTGGAGTAATCTAAGCGTTTTTGTATTGTATGTTTATTGGGGGGGAGGGAACAGTGACAACAAAAGGAACAGTAACGATTTTACCTTTTTAAAATAATGAGCAAGAGTTGCTGAAAATGTTGTTATAAGAAATTAATTATGTAGAAATAACACAGGAAAATAAGTGTAAGAAGGATTTTTACATACAACATTGGAATCTTTATAAGTAGAAAGGAGGAATAGGGATGGAAATGAAAGTGAGAGCAGTAGAAATTAAAGATGCTAGAGCTATTCATCGTATATGTACACAAGATGAAGTTTTACCATATATGGTTTTCTTACCGAGTATGCGTGTGG
The DNA window shown above is from Bacillus clarus and carries:
- a CDS encoding GNAT family N-acetyltransferase: MSTITIEKATILDAEKLTEIMRRTFDEETKRWLSDQENIIDYNIQPPGYSSIEMTAYMIEELEYFKVVMGEETVGGIIVTISGTSYGRIDRIFVDPAYQGKGIGSQVISLIEGEFQNVRTWDLETSSRQINNHYFYKKMGYETIFETEEEYCYVKRIVTTSNKDNLVENKDMNSGQYESCNMENTEYYQVNLKGGSFSNSNLMDSHISNCNFSHSKFRNINLKNSLYADLNLSNSKFKLVTFGGVHFTDINLGEEKEPISFERCDLEGSKINNSNLKNVEIQNSDITGMKINNIPVAELLELYDRVNNNVKS